TCTCTTACCCGTAACAGGATGAATTCGTTTACCAAATCCACTGGTATACCACCCAGCGGAGGTAGGCCTTAGTGCTGGGGTGTTTTGAAGTAGACGATTTGTGTCACGAAGATCCTCGATCAAGGCTTCCATCTGGCGGTCAATGGTGCGCGAGAGTTCGATGACGTCGTCAGCCAGGGATGGTAGGTCCTCGTCGTCGTTGACCTCGCTTTGGTCCACGGGCATGACGTCGAGAGGTCCGGATCCGAGGAGTGAGGCCTCTGTTCGTAATCCTGCTCGGCTAAGTGCGACGCTCGCGCTGATTTCGGCTCGCGTTGCCTCGACTTCTAATTGTCGAGCTTGGGCTTCTGTGAAATCGATTGAACTCTTTAAGCTTTTGTTTTCTTTGGAGATATCGAGGGACAGTCTAGCCATCTTAGCACTTTGGACAGCGTGGGTTCCGACAGCTACACCGAGGCAAGCTAGGCATACCAGCGCCACTCCAGCACGAATCAGGGTACTACGCATCACAGTAACACGGCGAGTGCGTGCTCCAGTTGAGTCCATGATTACTAAAATAAAACGTTTATCTTGCATGCCGTTGGTACGTCTTTGTTATCACGCTTTTTACAATCGCAAAAGTATCTGGTTGGCTATGGAATCTCATAGGTGAGCGTTGGCGGCAAGCAGCAAATGAGTCGATTACTGGAATTCTATTTGACCTTAGGCACCCGCTTGAATATACACGCGCCTCGGCCGGGGCGTAGCGCAGTCTGGTTAGCGCACTTGACTGGGGGTCAAGGGGCCGAAGGTTCGAATCCTTTCGCCCCGACCATTTTTCCTTTTTTCACACCAGATGAAACCTGACAATTCAATGACCCAACCGCTTATTCTCATTTCTAACGATGATGGAATCCGAGCACCAGGGATCCAAGCTCTCAAAGAGGCTTGCCGTGAACTTGGTGAAGTCTGGGTTGCGGCACCTGAGCACGAGCAGAGCGCAAAGAGCCACGCAATTAGTTTGCACGAGCCACTGCGATTTAAGAAATACGACGAAAGGGAGTTCTCAATCACAGGAACCCCTTCAGATGCTGTATACTGCGGTATTCATCACTTGCTGCCACGGAAACCAGACATTGTTATCAGTGGAATCAATTCAGGGCCTAACCTTGGAAACGATGTGATTTATTCAGGTACGGTCGCCGCCGCAATGGAAGGCGCAATGTTCGGTCACCGGGCGATTGCCGTCAGCCTCTGCCTTCCTGAGCATCAAGATAAACTTCGCGGGAAAAACTTAGATTACAGTGTTGCCGCCAAGCTATCGCGCGATATCGCCTATGGATGCTTGCAGCGTCCGGTTCAGCCCGGAATAACACTCAACGTCAACGTTCCATACACTGAAGGTAAGGAAACCGGTGGCGTGAAGGTTTGCCGGCTTGGATATACTAATTGGGCGAGTTCGGTTCATGAGCGTAAAGACCCACGTGGAAAACGTTATTATTGGATTGGTGGCGAGCGAAGCGGCAGTGACGGTATTGCCGATTCTGACAATGAGGCCATCGCTAAGGGCTTCGTGAGTGTCACGCCGTTACATTACGACCTTACAGCAAGTCGTTCTTTTGACTACCTACGAAATCTTGCAATAGGCTCGGCTGACCGAATCGATGATGAATTGGGGAATGAACCCCTGGAGCCAGTGGTTACCCCGTTTATGAAGTCTAAGTGAAAGCCGCGAAAAACTCG
This Deltaproteobacteria bacterium DNA region includes the following protein-coding sequences:
- a CDS encoding M23 family metallopeptidase; translated protein: MQDKRFILVIMDSTGARTRRVTVMRSTLIRAGVALVCLACLGVAVGTHAVQSAKMARLSLDISKENKSLKSSIDFTEAQARQLEVEATRAEISASVALSRAGLRTEASLLGSGPLDVMPVDQSEVNDDEDLPSLADDVIELSRTIDRQMEALIEDLRDTNRLLQNTPALRPTSAGWYTSGFGKRIHPVTGKRVMHKGLDIAGYTGMEILAPADGMVIWQGGRGGYGKTVVLDHGYGVQSHFAHLNNYRVRLGQRVHRGEVIAEMGSTGISTGPHLHYEVRRHGRPLDPRNFILD
- the surE gene encoding 5'/3'-nucleotidase SurE, which encodes MTQPLILISNDDGIRAPGIQALKEACRELGEVWVAAPEHEQSAKSHAISLHEPLRFKKYDEREFSITGTPSDAVYCGIHHLLPRKPDIVISGINSGPNLGNDVIYSGTVAAAMEGAMFGHRAIAVSLCLPEHQDKLRGKNLDYSVAAKLSRDIAYGCLQRPVQPGITLNVNVPYTEGKETGGVKVCRLGYTNWASSVHERKDPRGKRYYWIGGERSGSDGIADSDNEAIAKGFVSVTPLHYDLTASRSFDYLRNLAIGSADRIDDELGNEPLEPVVTPFMKSK